Proteins from one Microcoleus sp. FACHB-672 genomic window:
- the ptsP gene encoding phosphoenolpyruvate--protein phosphotransferase gives MVGIVIVSHSAKLAEGVRELALQMVQGDVKSAIAAGMDDAENPFGTDVMQVYQAIESVYSDSGVVVLMDLGSAVMSAEMALEFLPEERRSKVKLCEAPLVEGTIAAMIQASAGADIEEVMAEARGALGAKAAQLSIEISHSEIATDEVKHQQSEVQLTVKNQMGLHARPAAKFVATACRFESEITVRNVTASRMPVNAKSINQVITLSVRQGQMIAISADGSDATDALAALQALVEANFGEEVHQPKQVSTPNIVRSGALSGIPASKGIAIGPVILYHATVPEIQTQYAENPESEWQQLQTAIQTARTQIQILRQKAAAQAGEAKAAIFDAHLLCLEDPAILAATRKGIFEGNLSAAAAWKAAIDEIVAAYETLEDNYLQARAADVTDVSRRVLRLLAGEVSTAIDLKAPAILIATDLSPSETAQLDLTQVLGICTVYGSTTSHSAILARSLGIPAVMGVDAQLLRLENGTVIALDGETGQIWVEPDADLLGELQGKRESLEALGRELAAVAQQPAVTRDGHQIRVMANVCGLPDAKSAIAAGAEGVGLLRSEFLYLDKASAPTEEEQVRVYEAIAESLAPHPLIIRTLDIGGDKPVSYLDLGQEANPFLGWRGIRLLLDYPDLLITQLRAILRVSHRHPIKVMFPMISCVREIQAAKEILATAAAQLRSAGIPFNQAMEVGIMVEVPAAVVMADQLAVEVDFFSIGTNDLSQYVMAADRTNPKVARLADAFEPAVLRMIAQTIAAARHAGIWVGVCGELASSSLAVPILLGLGVDELSVSVPVISAVKAAISRLTMGEAQAIAGEVLRLNSAPAVRDYVAGQLAGLIHCDERKLASSPPQQL, from the coding sequence ATGGTTGGAATTGTGATTGTGTCTCACAGTGCAAAGCTGGCAGAGGGAGTGCGGGAACTGGCGCTACAAATGGTTCAAGGGGATGTGAAAAGTGCCATAGCCGCCGGCATGGATGATGCGGAAAATCCCTTTGGCACGGATGTGATGCAAGTTTATCAGGCAATAGAGTCTGTTTATAGTGACAGTGGCGTTGTGGTTTTGATGGATCTGGGCAGTGCGGTGATGAGTGCAGAAATGGCTTTGGAATTTCTGCCAGAAGAGCGCAGATCTAAAGTTAAACTGTGCGAAGCGCCGTTGGTTGAGGGAACGATTGCGGCAATGATTCAGGCATCTGCCGGCGCGGATATTGAAGAAGTCATGGCTGAAGCGCGGGGGGCGCTAGGAGCAAAGGCGGCGCAGTTATCAATTGAAATCAGTCACTCAGAGATTGCGACAGATGAGGTAAAGCATCAACAGAGTGAAGTGCAGCTTACGGTTAAAAATCAGATGGGTTTGCACGCCCGCCCTGCTGCGAAATTCGTTGCCACAGCTTGCCGGTTCGAGTCTGAGATCACGGTGCGAAATGTGACTGCATCGAGGATGCCGGTGAATGCCAAGAGTATCAATCAGGTGATCACGTTAAGCGTGCGCCAAGGACAAATGATTGCAATCTCGGCAGATGGATCGGATGCAACAGATGCGTTGGCAGCCCTGCAAGCCCTGGTTGAAGCGAATTTTGGTGAGGAAGTTCATCAGCCAAAACAAGTTTCAACGCCCAACATTGTGCGATCGGGCGCACTTTCGGGCATACCGGCATCAAAAGGCATTGCCATCGGGCCGGTTATTTTATACCACGCTACGGTTCCGGAAATACAGACGCAGTACGCAGAAAATCCTGAAAGCGAATGGCAGCAGTTACAAACAGCCATTCAAACCGCTCGTACTCAAATTCAAATTCTCCGCCAAAAGGCAGCCGCGCAAGCGGGGGAAGCGAAGGCAGCAATTTTTGACGCGCATCTACTGTGCTTGGAAGATCCAGCAATTTTAGCAGCGACGCGAAAGGGCATTTTTGAGGGAAATTTGAGTGCTGCGGCTGCGTGGAAAGCTGCAATTGATGAGATAGTGGCGGCTTACGAAACCCTGGAAGACAATTATTTACAGGCAAGAGCGGCGGATGTGACAGATGTGAGCCGGCGCGTTTTGAGATTGCTTGCCGGCGAGGTATCTACAGCCATTGATTTGAAAGCGCCGGCAATTCTAATCGCAACTGATTTAAGTCCTTCGGAAACCGCACAGTTAGATTTAACTCAAGTGTTAGGTATTTGTACTGTTTATGGCAGTACAACTTCTCACAGTGCGATTTTGGCACGATCTCTAGGCATTCCGGCTGTGATGGGTGTAGATGCACAGTTGTTGCGCTTGGAAAATGGCACGGTGATTGCTTTGGATGGGGAAACGGGACAGATTTGGGTGGAACCTGACGCGGATCTGTTGGGGGAATTGCAAGGAAAACGGGAGAGTCTGGAGGCGCTAGGGCGGGAATTGGCAGCGGTGGCACAGCAGCCGGCAGTTACCCGCGACGGGCATCAGATCCGGGTGATGGCAAATGTTTGTGGGCTTCCTGATGCCAAAAGCGCTATTGCTGCCGGTGCTGAGGGAGTGGGATTATTGCGAAGCGAGTTTCTTTATTTGGATAAAGCGAGCGCTCCGACTGAGGAGGAGCAAGTGCGGGTATATGAGGCAATTGCAGAGAGTTTAGCGCCCCATCCTCTGATTATTCGCACGCTGGATATTGGCGGGGATAAGCCGGTGTCTTATTTAGATTTAGGGCAAGAAGCCAATCCTTTTTTGGGATGGCGGGGAATTCGTTTGCTGTTAGATTATCCGGATTTGCTGATAACTCAGTTACGAGCAATTTTGCGGGTGAGTCACCGGCATCCCATCAAGGTGATGTTTCCCATGATTAGCTGTGTGCGGGAAATCCAAGCGGCTAAGGAGATTTTAGCCACCGCTGCGGCACAGTTGCGATCTGCCGGCATTCCGTTTAATCAAGCGATGGAAGTAGGAATAATGGTGGAAGTGCCGGCGGCAGTGGTGATGGCGGATCAACTGGCTGTAGAGGTGGATTTTTTCAGTATTGGCACCAATGATTTGAGCCAGTATGTTATGGCAGCGGATCGCACAAATCCCAAGGTGGCAAGGCTTGCAGATGCTTTTGAGCCGGCAGTGTTGCGGATGATCGCACAAACAATTGCAGCGGCGCGTCATGCCGGCATTTGGGTGGGGGTATGCGGTGAGTTGGCGTCATCTTCCTTGGCGGTGCCAATTTTGTTGGGATTGGGGGTAGATGAGTTGAGTGTGAGTGTGCCGGTAATCTCTGCCGTTAAGGCAGCGATTTCACGTTTAACGATGGGGGAGGCACAAGCGATCGCCGGTGAGGTGTTGCGGTTGAATTCTGCGCCGGCAGTTAGAGATTATG